A window of the Sabethes cyaneus chromosome 1, idSabCyanKW18_F2, whole genome shotgun sequence genome harbors these coding sequences:
- the LOC128732561 gene encoding uncharacterized protein LOC128732561 yields MTDSFDTATSIDASNYNQLSAEVTLIKTIINLDIIETEIETIQNAILFSKIDLINNNILTPGEVETVSSNLINQGIPSHLMDEALEFVTTAAITTGEIIMYIISIPNFSVTTYQQLRIEAIINNSERIVIPVIDPRGSTLGGGQLHLEVPQHITETGHDRTCAPRRTFYAELAATR; encoded by the exons ATGACTGACTCATTTGACACAGCAACGTCAATAGACGCATCAAATTATAATCAATTATCAGCAGAAGTAACTCTtattaaaaccattataaatttAGATATAATAGAAACCGAAATCGAAACTATTCAAAACGCAATTCTGTTTTCAAAGATAGATCtaataaataataacatctTAACACCAGGAGAAGTAGAAACAGTTAGTAGCAACCTCATTAACCAGGGAATACCAAGCCACCTTATGGATGAAGCACTGGAATTCGTCACGACAGCCGCCATCACCACCGGCGAGATCATCATGTACATCATCAGCATTCCAAACTTTAGCGTAACCACGTATCAGCAACTCCGAATAGAAGCCATCATAAATAACTCAGAAAGGATCGTAATTCCAG TTATTGATCCACGAGGCTCAACACTTGGAGGAGGGCAGTTACACCTGGAAGTACCACAGCACATCACAGAGACCGGGCACGATCGAACCTGTGCACCAAGGCGCACATTTTATGCCGAATTAGCTGCCACGAGGTGA